The following nucleotide sequence is from Myxosarcina sp. GI1.
TTTACTTCTAAATGACAACCCAAAATTGCCTGCAAATAACTTACTTCGATTTCCGAGCGAATATTAATTCCTTCCCTAACAAATTCGCTGTCGGATTCGATAAATAAATAAACATATAAATCACCAGGAGTACCACTACGATTTCCTGCATCTCCTTCTCCCGAAACTCTCAATCGCGTACCGTTGTCTACTCCTGGTGGAATAGTAATTTTTAGCTTTTTAGTTTTTTGTTGGCGACCAGCACCGTTACAGGTATCGCATTTTTCTTCAATTACCTCTCCCGTACCATTACAGCTAGGACAAACGGAAACTTGAGCAAAGCTACCAAATGGCGTACGAGTAGCTCGGCGCACCTGTCCAGCACCATTACAGGTACTACAGGTATTGACTCCCGTTCCAGGTTTAGCTCCCGTACCGTTGCATACCTGACATGTTTCCAAATGGGGAATGCGAATTTGCTTTTCACCACCAAATACTGCTTCGCGAAATTCTAATCTTAAATCTAATCTAAGATCGTCGCCTCTAGTTGGACCGCTACGCCGACGCGATTGAGTTCCGCCAGTACCTACACCGCCACCAAAACCGCTAAAAATAGTCTCAAAGATATCGGCAAATCCGCCCATGTCACCATACTCAAAGCCAGAAGCTCCTGCCCCAGAGGACACACCAGCTTCTCCAAAGCGATCGTATCGCGCACGGGTTTCTGGTTCGGATAGGACTTCGTAGGCGCGGTTAATTTCTTTGAATTTTTCTTCTGCTCCCGACTCTTTATTGACATCAGGATGATATTTTCGAGCCAGACGACGATAGGCACGCTTTAGCTCTTCTTTGTCTGCATCGCGGGATACGCCCAGGATTTGATAGTAGTCCCCTGCCATAAACTCTGAATATTTTATATAATTTGTTAATGTACCTTGTACTTTAGCAAAATCAGAACCATAATACCTAGTTCGGTTACTACGAAGAATTAGTCTACAGTTTCGTAATCATCAAACACAGTTTCATTACTGTTTGAATTGCCTTCACCACCATTAAACTTGTCATTTTCAGGTACGCTAACTAGTGCTTTGATGTCGTCTTTCTCTAACATATCGATTTCTGCATTAGCATTAAAGATATTATTTTTTGGCTCGAAGTCAGTATTCTGATATAAGTCTGTACCTATTTCTAGTAAAGTTTCGCGGATTTGCTCTAAAATATTTTCAACTTGAGCGATACTGACATTAGGGTTTTGACAGGCAAGTTTAAATTCCGATTTGAGCTTGGCAATTTTAGCTTGAAGATCGTCGCGAACCAGGTTTTGCTGTTCGTTAAAAGTAGATTCGTAATCGTAAATCAAATTGTCAGCCTGATTTTGTAATCGAACGACTTCTAGACGGCGATGGTCTTGTTCTGCATATTTTTCGGCTTCCAAGCGCATTCGCTCTACTTCGTTAGAACTTAAACCACCAGTGTTGCTAATGGTAACACTTTGTTGTTTGCTAGTTCCTTTATCTCGAGCGGAAACCTGTAAAATACCGTTAACATCAATTTCAAAGGCTACTTCGATTTGCGGTATCCCTCTAGGAGCAACTGGAATGCCTGTCAAGAGAAACTTACCCAAACTTTTATTGTCTTTAGCCAAGGCTCTTTCACCTTGTAACACATGAATTTCAACAGTTGTTTGTCCATCAGTTGCCGTAGAAAAGATTTGAGACTTAGTGGTTGGTACGGTGGTGTTGCGTTCGATAATTTTGGTAAATACTTCTCCCAAAGTTTCAATGCCCAGAGATAGGGGAGTAATGTCGAGCAGTAAAACGTCTTCGACTTCTCCCGCTAATACACCTCCTTGAATAGCTGCCCCCAAAGCAACAGCTTCATCTGGGTTAACAGAGCGATCTAACTGTACCGATTTAAAAATAGCTTGAATTGCCTGTTGAACTGCGGGAATACGAGTAGAACCTCCTACCAAAATAATACGGTCTATATCGCTAGGTTTTGTTTCTGCATCTTTAAGTGCTAATTTAACTGGTTCTAAGGTTTTTTGTACTAAAGGCTTTGATAGTTCTTCAAATTTTGCTCGACTCAGCTCCATTTCCAAATGCTTGGGACCAGTTTCGTCGGCAGTGATAAAAGGCAGGTTAATTGTAGTAATTTCTGTGACAGACAGTTCTATTTTAGCTTTTTCTGCAGCTTCGCGCATTCTTTGCAAAGCCATTCTGTCACTTCTCAAATCTATTTTTTCTCGAGCGTAAAAGGTTTTAATCAACCAGCGAACAATCACGTTGTCAAAATCATCTCCACCTAAATGATTATTACCAGAGGTGGCTTTGACTTCAAACACACCATTACCAAGCTGAAGAATTGAAACGTCAAAAGTTCCACCACCAAGATCGAAAACAAGAATAAGTTCTTCTCGCTCTGGTTTATCCAAACCATAGGCTAGTGCTGCTGCCGTTGGTTCATTAATGATGCGCAACACTTCTAAACCTGCAATAACACCCGCATCTTTTGTAGCCTGTCTTTGAGCATCTGTAAAATAAGCAGGTACGGTAATAACGGCTTGAGTTACAGGTTCTCCCAGGAAATTCTCGGCATCACTTTTAAGCTTTTGTAGAACCAAAGCCGAAATTTCCTGTGGTGTGTATTGACGATCTTTAATCCGAACATCTACCGTATTGTCTCGACCTGGAACACATGTGTAAGGAATTCTAGAACGTTCTTCTTCAGTGTCTTCCCAACGACGACCGATAAAACGCTTGATACTGTGAATAGTGTTTTGGGCATTGGTTACCGATTGTCTTTTTGCCAATTGTCCGACTAATCTACTGTTGTTTTTTCCAAAAGCAACCATACTGGGAGTTGTGCGGCTGCCTTCAGAATTAGCAATGACAATTGGCTTTCCACCTTCCAACACCGAAACACAGCTATTAGTGGTTCCTAAGTCTATTCCGATAACTTTTGCCATAACTTTTAGGCATTAATGTCGCTCGTGTTTGTTATAAAACATAGAGAGATTAAAACTAACGACAATATCTAGAGAAATATCTCTAGATTGAGTCGTTTCAACTGCTACAATAGTCAACTGCCGCTAGCTATGACAGAATACTAGTTCAAGACTCCGTACTATCTAACTGTTCTATTTCTTCTATGTTTTCCTCTTCCGAGGTTATCACGGGTTCTTTAGGAACAGCAACCTTAACCATGGCATGGCGTAAAATTGTATCGCCCAGAACATATCCCCGCATCAACTGTTCTAATACTGTGCCTTCAGGATATTCATCAGTTGCTTCACGTAACATTGCTTCATGATACTGAGGATCGAATTGTTCGCCTTCGGGACGCATTGCCGAAACGCCCAAGCGTTTCAAACAATCTACCAAAGTTTTATATACACCCTGATAGCTGCTATGAATAGCTTTTTCTCCTTCGTTGCCTGGTTTTAACTGAGTTCTGGCACGTTCAAAATTATCGATCGCAGGTAAAAGTTCGACAATGACATTTTTCTTAATTTGTTGCTCGAAGCTTTCTTTTTCATTATTAGTTCGGCGGCGAAAATTTTCAAAATCAGCGGCTAGTCTAGTAGATTGAGCTTTGAGATTATTTATCTGTTGAAGTTGCCGCTCGAATTGTTCGGTCTTTTCGTCTAAAAGCCGTTTGAGGTTGGCATTTTCTGCCTGAAAAGCAGCGATTATACTTTCGTTTTCTTCTAAAGAATTATTAAGCTCGCTTTCACTGCCTGTGGAGGAATCTACAGATTCATTGCCTTTTTTTTCTGCTTCTGGCGAACTCAATTGTTCCGACACTACATTCATATCGCTCGGAGTTGTTACCGATTGTTCGGTTTCAAATTCACTATGGTCTTGTTCTGTTGGTGAAGTATTGGCAATATTATTAGTTTCTGGTTGTTTCTGCTCTTCAATCATAGGATGTTTGTCTTACGGTACAAAATGTCGAGATATTGCACTAGTACAAAAAACTAGCTCTGTAGTTTTATCGAGATATTAAATAATTTAGTGCTGAGTTGACCTATTAATTAACTTAAGTTTATCGCTTATCAAATGTAACATCTTATGGAATTGAGCGATTATCTACGGTCGGTAATCATCACTTCGCTATATCTTTTTTTTATTTCAATCTCTACTACCAAGATAGATCTTGAGTCTATTGAAAATTTTCGCTCTTGGTTGGGGAATACTAAAAAATGTCAGGAAATATTGTAATTGTTTATGACTTATTCTGCTGCTAGATCTACTAATTCTAAAACCACCAGTTCTAAACGAACGCGGGCGCTTGCCCTGCGTAACTCTTTTTCTCCTTTTGGTAATAAGTTAGTAGAAAGAGGGGTTGTCGATCGCGAGGTAATGCAGAAGGCTTTATTAGAAAGCCGTAAAACCGATCGCTCTTTAGTAGATATTATCGAATCGGCTACGGGCAAGCAGCTACCGCCAGATTTAGTAGTTCAGCATAAGAAACATCATTTGTTCGAGCTAAAAGTTCTTTATGGTGTAGAATCACTAGATCCAGAAATCGAGTCAGATAACTTCAACGCTCATCAAATGACGGAATTGATTGATTCATTAATTCCGTTAGATTTATGTCGTCGCTATCGTTTTATTCCTCTAGAAAAAAAAGAGGGTGAGCCACCAGTGTTAGTGGTGGCAATGGTCGATCCTGAAAATTTGGAAGCTCAAGACGATCTCAATCGAATTTTACGTCCCAAGGGGATAGAAGTTCAAAGAAGGGTAATCACTCAATCGGACTATCAAAAGCTAATCGATCGCTTTCTTGACGAACAGGTAAAAAAAGAAACCACCAAAAAACAACAGGTTAATGTCGATGTTTCTCTCGATCTAGACAACATGGATTTTAATCTGGAAGAAACTGACGAGGAGGTAGCTGACGACCTGGGTGCAGTCAATGAAGCACAAGCTGCACCAATTATTACTCTGGTGAACAAAATTTTGGCAAAAGCTTTACAGGAAGGAATTTCGGATATCCACATCGAACCGCAAGAAGAGTTTCTCAAAGTCCGTTTTCGTAAAGATGGTGTTTTGCAGCAGCCATTCGACCCCATGCCGAAGAAAATTATCCCTGCGGTAGTGGCTCGGTTTAAAATTATGGCTGACTTGGATATTGCCGAAAAAAGGCTGCCTCAAGATGGTAAGATTCGGCGGATGTTTCAGGGGCGTAAAGTAGACTTTCGGGTCAATACTCTGCCTAGTCGCTACGGAGAAAAAGTCGTACTGCGGATTTTAGATAACTCGGCAACCCAGTTGGGGTTAGATAAATTAATTTCTCACGAACCAACATTAGAGTTAGTGCGAGATATGGCAAGCCGTCCCTTTGGTTTAATTTTAGTGACGGGACCTACTGGGTCTGGTAAATCGACTACGCTTTATTCGGTACTAGCCGAAAGAAACAATCCAGGGATTAATATTAGTACTGCTGAAGACCCCATTGAGTATTCTTTGGACGGTATTACTCAAGTGCAGGTGATTCGCGAAAAAGGGATGAACTTTGCCTCTATTCTCAGAGCTTTCTTGCGGCAAGATCCCGACGTGATTCTGGTAGGTGAAACTAGGGACTCGGAAACGGCTAAAACGGCAATTGAAGCTGCATTGACGGGACACTTGGTTTTAACCACCCTACACACTAACGATGCGGCTGGCGCGATCGCTCGTTTGGATGAAATGGGTGTCGAACCGTTTATGATCTCAGGAGCATTAGTTGGAGTACTAGCTCAAAGATTAATGCGTCGCGTTTGTAGTGAATGTCGTATTGCCTATACTCCTACACACGAAGAACTTTCTAGATTTGGTTTATCTGCTTCTAAAGAAGAAGAAATTACTTTTTACAAAGCCAACACGTTAGAACCAGAACAAATGCAGACTGCCAAATCTAACGGTAGTATCTGCAAAAAATGCAGTGGAGTTGGCTACAAAGGACGAGTTGGTGTTTACGAAGTAATGCGGAACTCAGAACGCCTTCAATCATTGGTTAACGAAGGTGCTAATACCGATCGCATCAAAGAAGCAGCAGTAGAAGAAGGCATGATCACCATCCTGGCGTATAGCCTGGATTTGGTTAAAGAAGGTCATACGACTTTAGAAGAAGTAGAACGGGTGACGTTTACCGACTCTGGTTTAGAAGCCGAACTCAAAGCCAAACGTAAAAGTGGTTTGGTTTGTCGTACCTGTAGCGCAGAATTACAGCCAGAGTGGTTGGATTGTCCTTACTGTATGACACCGCGTTTTAGTGACAACTAGCAGCACGAATTATTTTAGTTTTTAGCAATCTTTTAATGAGGAAAGAATTATGGATTTAATGATCGAAGACTATATGGAACAACTGGTAGAAATGGGTGGCTCTGATATGCACATTCAAGCCAGCGCGCCAATATATTTTCGCATTAGCGGTAAATTAACTCCTGTCGGAGAAGAACTCAATCCGCAAGAATGTCAAAAACTAATTTTTAGTATGCTTAATAACAATCAGAGAAAAGAATTAGAGCAGAACTGGGAATTAGACTGTTCCTACGGTGTTAAGGGTTTAGCGAGGTTTCGGGTCAATGTCTACAAGGAGAGGGGTTGCTATGCAGCTTGTTTGCGGGCTTTATCTTCTAAAATTCCTAATTTCGATCAATTAGGGTTGCCTGATGTAGTGCGTAACATGACTCAAAGACCCAGGGGTTTAGTGTTGGTGACGGGACCTACTGGTTCTGGTAAAACTACTACTCTAGCAGCAATGCTGGATCTGATTAACCGCACGCGAGCCGAGCATATTCTAACTGTAGAAGACCCTATTGAATATGTCTTTCCTAATATTAAGAGTTTGTTTCATCAACGACAAAAAAACGAAGATACCAAAAGTTTTGCCAATGCACTCAAAGCCGCACTGAGGGAAGACCCAGATATTATCCTGGTAGGAGAAATGCGGGATATGGAAACTATTTCTCTGGCAATTTCGGCAGCGGAAACGGGTCACTTAGTTTTTGGGACGTTACATACCAATTCGGCAGCAGGTACGGTAGACAGGATGATCGATGTATTTCCGTCGGGACAGCAAGCTCAGATTAGAGCGATGTTGTCTAATTCTTTAATTGCTGTGTTTAGTCAAAATTTAGTCAAAAAGCACAATCCCAAACCTGGGGAATTTGGTCGGGCGATGGCACAGGAGATTATGGTAGTTACTCCTGCAATTGCCAACTTAATCCGTGAAGGTAAAGCTTCTCAGGTCTATTCGGCAATTCAAACTGGAGCCAAAATGGACATGCAAACGATGGAACAAGCTCTAGCTAACTTAGTTAAATCTGGCACGATTTCTATAGAAGAAGGACTGGCAAAAAGTGCAAAACCAGACGAACTACAGCGTCTAGTTGCAGGCAGTGGTATGGGAATTACAACTAGTACTAAAGCTACTACAGCCAGAAGACGTTAAACTCGATTTTTTTTTCGATACATCTAAAATTAAAAATTTAAATATATTTGTATGCCTATATATGTAGCCAAAGTTAAAGACCATTCGGGAAAAATTCTTTCAGAGAAAGTAGAGGCTGCTTCTCCCGAACAGGCTCGTAGTATTTTGCAGAATCGTTATGTAGCGATTGGTAAAATTGATAAATCTGCTTTTGATTTCGATCTGTCTCAGATCGAGATGGCTTTGGCAAAAGTTACGGTCAAAGATAAAGCAGTATTCTCGCGGCAATTTTCAGTGATGGTGAATGCTGGTGTTGCTATTATTCGAGCTTTGGGAATTCTCTCGGATCAGGCTCCCAACATCAAACTCAAAAAAGCTCTGCTGGCAATTAGTGCTGAAGTACAGCAAGGTACGAGTCTTTCAGACTCCATGAGCAAACATCCACAGTGTTTTGACGATCTCTATGTGTATATGGTTGAGGCTGGAGAAGCTGGTGGGGTACTAGATGAAGTACTAATGCGTCTTTCTAAACTGTTAGAAGACATGGCAAAACTGCAAAACCAAATTAAATCAGCAATGGCTTATCCCGTTACAGTTGGTATTTTTGCCGTTGTCGCTTTTTTAGGAATGACGATCTTTCTAATCCCTGTTTTTGCAGGTATTTTCGAGCAGTTAGGTGCCGAACTGCCAGCTTTAACTAAATTTATGCTTTTTCTTAGTGCTACCTTGCGAAGTTGGAAGGCAATTATCCCCGTAGCAGTATTTATGATAGGAGGATTTTTATTCCGTAACTATTACAAAACTCCTATGGGAAAGTTGCAGATAGATACTTTAGCACTTAAAATGCCTTTATTCGGCGATCTGAATCAAAAAATTGCTGTATCTCGCTTTTGTAGAGTTTTTGGTACGCTTACTCGCTCGGGAGTACCAGTCCTCAACTGTTTTGATATCGTTTGCAACACTATTGGCAATCAGGTAATCGTTAATGCCGTACAGGCAGCCAAGAATGATATTCAGCAGGGGGGGATGATTTCTCTGGCAATTCAAAAAGAAAATGTTTTTCCGCCTTTAGCAATTCAAATGATCAGTATTGGGGAAGAAACTGGAGAACTCGACAGCATGATGGAAAAAGTTGCCGATTTTTATGAAGATGAAGTCGAGCAGGCAGTTAAAGCTTTAACTAGTATGATCGAGCCAATCATGATGGTCGGTATCGCCTTAATGGTAGGTACGATTTTACTTTCGATGTATCTACCTATGTTCTCTATCTTCGACCAGTTAGGTTAATTTCTAAGTTTTTTCCCAATGAGCGTAACAAAATCCGATTACGAAACTTTACTGGCTGAGTATTGTAGCTCTCTAGGAGCGATCGCACTACTCAGACAGTATAGTCCTTATTTTGAAATGCTACCGAGCATTCACCAACCAGAACAAAGTTTAATTACCATTCCTTTACCTATAGTCCGCATTCGTCGCTCGGATTTACAGTTGGATCCATTAAAACCTAAAATTGAAACGCGGGCTACCAGACTGCCATGCGATTTGGGAATTTTGACCTGCGATCCTCAATGGCAAATTAAACTGGATACAGAAATTTTGATTTTTATTCATCGTCCAGAAGAAGATTTTTCCGATTTAATCGATCGCTGGCGACAAACTCAAGTTTATTTAGACCGTGATTATGAATGGCTGATGCCCGCAAATAAACAACATATGTTTAGCGAAGCCGCAGGACAGGTTCGACCTTTATTTGTGATTTTTGAGGCTACTAGCGATCGCATAAAACAAGGATTGTCTGGTGCTGGTTTCCCTTTTGTGGTTCATTCGCTAGTGACTAATGAAGTCGGCATTTTAACTGATGTTTAAAGCGATCGCCAAAAATAACGTTATAACTGTTATACAGCCAGACTAAAGTAGACGATGAAACTTAGGTTCTTTTTGTAACGATTTAACTATTTGTTTGATTTCTTGAGTACGGTTTTTATTAACTACAAGCGTAACATCGCCGTCGCGTACAATTGCTACATCTGTCAGTCCAATAGTGACAATTAACTCACTATCGTTACTGCTATAAATAATTGTATTTTTGGTGTCTTTGCCAATGTGCGTTGCTAATTCTACATTTTCGCGATCGCCTTTTAACAAACGTTCTACACCATTCCAGTCGCCCAAATCGTCCCAACCGAAGTTAGCTGGTAAAACGTAAGCTAGCTTGGTTTTTTCCATCAAAGCATAGTCGATACTTTCTTTTTTTAATTGTCCATAAGCATCTTTACCTCGTTCGATTAGAGGTTTGATTATTTCGGGAGCATAGGTTTTTAACTCATTTAAGACTACGCCAGCTTTAAAAATAAACATGCCACTGTTCCAACTGTATTCGCCCGTATCGATAAAAGACTTGGCGGTTTGGCGATCGGGTTTTTCAGTAAAGCGGTTTACTTTATACACTGGTAAATTGTTAAAGTTGCTTACTTCCTGTCCCTGTTTGATGTAACCATATCCAGTAGAAGGACGATCTGGCTTAATGCCTAAAGTAACAATCGCTGCTTCATTTTGAGCTTGAGAGATTGCTGCTTCTAATGTTTGTTGGTACGCTTTTTCGTCTCCAATCCAATGATCGGCAGGAAAAAATCCTAAAACTGCGTCTTCTCCTTGTTGCTTAGTAACTTCTAAAGTTGCCCAAGCTACCGCAGGTGCTGTATCTTTACCCTCTGGCTCTACTAAAATATTAGACTCTGGTAAATCTGGTAGTTGCGCTCTTACACCATCTGCAACGACTGCTGAGGTAATAACCCAAAGATTAGACCAGCCACCTGCCAAATCTAACAGACGATTAGCTGTAGCCTGCAATAAACTGCGATCGCTACCATCGAGACATAATAGTTGTTTGGGTTTTTTAAGGCGGCTAACAGGCCAAAAACGTTCTCCTTTGCCACCTGCCAAAATAATCGGTATTAGTTTTGTGTCCATTAGTTTTTCGGTGCAGATCGTAATTATTTTTTTGATTGTTTCGGCTTAATCAATGAGTTTTTAGATAACTAACAAAATCTTGTTAATCATAGTATATGTCTCAGCCATTAATTTGTCGTTCTCTATTAGATATTTTCTACCAGTCATGATGAGAGCTTGAAATAAAAAACGCCCCCCACTTTCGTGGAGAGCATTTTTTTATTTAGTTATTCTAGTTATTCAGTTGTTTGGTGTTTAGCCTTCAATCGCAGGTGCGTTCATTGCTACAGGAGTAGCTTCGGCACTAGCAAGGTCTAAGGGGAAGTTGTGTGCATTACGCTCGTGCATTACCTCAAAACCAAGGTTGGCTCTGTTGAGTACGTCTGCCCAAGTGTTTACAACTCTTCCTTGAGAATCCATTACCGACTGGTTGAAGTTGAAACCGTTCAAGTTGAACGCCATCGTACTGATTCCCATTGCGGTGAACCAAATACCGATTACAGGCCACGCTCCTAAGAAGAAGTGTAAACTGCGGCTATTGTTGAAAGACGCATATTGGAAAATCAAGCGACCAAAATAACCGTGTGCGGCTACGATGTTGTAGGTTTCTTCTTCTTGTCCGAATTTGTAACCGTAGTTCTGTGACTCGGTTTCGGTTGTTTCTCTTACCAAAGAAGAGGTTACCAAACTACCGTGCATGGCAGAGAATAATGCTCCACCGAATACGCCTGCTACACCTAACATGTGGAAGGGGTGCATCAGAATGTTGTGTTCGGCTTGGAACACGAACATGAAGTTAAACGTACCAGAAATACCTAATGGCATTCCGTCAGAAAAGCTTCCTTGTCCTAAAGGATAGATTAGGAATACTGCTGTGGCAGCCGATACTGGTGCTGAATAGGCTACGCAGATCCAGGGTCGCATTCCTAGTCTGTAGGATAGTTCCCACTGACGTCCTAAGTAGGAGAAGACTCCGATTAGGAAGTGGAAGACGATTAGCTGATAAGGACCACCGTTGTACAGCCACTCATCTAATGAGGCTGCTTCCCAGATGGGATAGAAGTGTAGTCCAATTGCGTTTGAGCTTGGTACTACTGCTCCCGATACGATATTGTTACCGTACAGTAATGAACCTGCTACTGGTTCTCTAATGCCGTCGATGTCTACAGGCGGTGCTGCGACGAAGGCGATTAGGAAACAGGTGGTTGCTGCTAGGAGTGTGGGGATCATTAGGACACCGAACCAACCGATATAAATGCGGTTGTTGGTGCTGGTTACCCACTGACAAAAGTTCTCCCAAGCACTGCGATTTTCGCGAGTTCTTAGTGTAGTTGTCATGTGTGTTTATAATTCCTTTGTAATTTATACAATTATCGAAGTGAATAAAATTCTTCGATATCTTAATATTAGTGATTATCTTTAGTTTTGTAAAGTATTTTAACTAAATATTGTCTAATGCAACTTATTAATAAAACTTATCTTTAAAAATATGAATAAGGTCGTTACTTATAGCCCCGCTTATACATTAGTTCCTACATATGAATGTTTTAATCGCTGTAGCTACTGCAATTTCAGAGTAGATATTGGAAAAGATATCTGGTTAACTATTTCAGCAGCAAAAAATAAGCTAAAAAATCTACCATCTACACAAATAGCTGAAATATTGGTTCTTAGTGGCGAAGTTCATCCAGCTTCTTCTCGAAGAGCTTCCTGGTTTGAGAGAATCTATCAGTTATGTGAGTTAGCACTATCAATGGATTTTCTGCCACATACCAATGTCGGTCCATTGAGTTGGCAAGAAATGAAGCAATTGAAACAAGTTAATGTTTCATTGGGTTTGATGTTAGAACAGTTAAACCCTAAATTTCTGACCACCGTACATCGGCAAGCACCAAGTAAAAAACCAGAACTGCGCTTACAGCAGTTAGAATGGGCAGGAAAACTAAAAATTCCTTTCACTACAGGTTTGCTATTGGGAATTGGCGAAACTAAAGCAGACCGCCAAGAAACTTTAGAGGCGATCGCCAATATCCATCGAAAATGGGGCAACATTCAGGAAGTTATTTTGCAACCTCATAGTGTAGGAAGCAGACAACAACTAAATGCTCCCAGTTTTACTCCTCACTTATTGGTGGAAACGATCGCTCAAGCTCGCGCAATTCTACCTGATAGTATAGCCATTCAAATACCACCAAATTTAGTTACGCCTCAATTTTTCTGGGATTGTTTGGCAGCAGGAGCAACAGATTTAGGAGGAATAAGTCCGAAAGATGAAGTTAATCCAGACTATCCCCATCCTACAAAAGATTACCTTGAGAAAATTTTAGAGCCTGCTGGCTGGCAGCTAAAACCTCGTTTGCCAGTGTATCAACAGTATTATTCTTGGCTATCACCTGCTTTACAAAGCGCAGTTAAAGCTAAGGCAAAAGCTCTGAAATGCTTTTAAATTGAAAGTAATTTACAGAGTGAAAATTAAAAAATTATGTTTGAAGTTGCAAAAGAACAAAAACAGTACGAAACTTTTATTCTTAAAGATAAATCGGCAGGCTCGGAAATAGAGGTAGTACCAGAAAGAGGGGGAATTATTTCTCGCTGGCGCGATCGCGATGGAGAAATTTTTTATTTGGATACACAGAGATTTGCCAATCGAGAACAAAGCGTACGTGGTGGCAATCCCATACTGTTTCCAATTTGTGGCAATTTAATAAATGACACTTACACTTACCAGGGACGAGAATACAAACTAAAACAACATGGATTTGCTCGCGATCTACCCTGGCAAGTAACAGCAACTAAAACTAATGATTGTGCAAGTATTACTATCGCTTTGAGTAGTAACGATAAGACTCTCGCTGTTTATCCGTTTGAATTTGAACTAGTTTTTACCTATCAGCTACAGGGTAATAGTTTGACAATACTCCAGCAATATACCAACAAGTCTCAAGAAGTAATGCCGTTTTCGGCTGGTTTTCATCCTTATTTCGCAGTGACGGACAAAGAGCGTTTAGAATTTGATATTCCTAGCGATCGCTACACAGAAAAAGAAAGTCAAGAAACTCATGCTTTTGATGGTAATTTTGATTTTAAACGAGAAGAAATTGATGTGGCATTTACTTCGCTTCATAGACAGTCAGCAACATGGCGCGATCGCTCGACAAATAGACAGATAGTTATTGACTGCGATCGCTTTTACAATACTTTGGTTTTTTGGACTGTAAAAGGCAAAGATTATATTTGCCTCGAACCCTGGAGCGCACCGCGTAACGCTTTAAACACAAAAGATCGGCTAACCTACATCGAACCTGGAAGTACGTTCGAGTCTGTTTTAAAGTTGGTTTGCAGTTCTTTGTAAGATTTTGCTCGATTTTTTTCAAAATCTATGTTAAATTTAATAACCGTGCGAACAAAACGCTATTTGTTCGAGGGTCGCTAGCTCAACGGTAGAGTACTCGGCTTTTAACCGATTGGTTCTGGGTTCGAATCCCAGGCGACCCATAATTGTTGTTTACACAGTATTTTGTCG
It contains:
- a CDS encoding aldose epimerase gives rise to the protein MFEVAKEQKQYETFILKDKSAGSEIEVVPERGGIISRWRDRDGEIFYLDTQRFANREQSVRGGNPILFPICGNLINDTYTYQGREYKLKQHGFARDLPWQVTATKTNDCASITIALSSNDKTLAVYPFEFELVFTYQLQGNSLTILQQYTNKSQEVMPFSAGFHPYFAVTDKERLEFDIPSDRYTEKESQETHAFDGNFDFKREEIDVAFTSLHRQSATWRDRSTNRQIVIDCDRFYNTLVFWTVKGKDYICLEPWSAPRNALNTKDRLTYIEPGSTFESVLKLVCSSL